A segment of the Manis javanica isolate MJ-LG chromosome 10, MJ_LKY, whole genome shotgun sequence genome:
agtgacctcttcttgaacatgcctccccaggcaaggaaaataacagcaaaagtgagcaagtgggactacattaagctgaaaaccttctgtacagcaaaagacaccatcatttgaacaaaaaagaaccctacagtatgggagaatatatttgaaaatgacagatccaataaaggcttaacgtccagaatatataaagagctcacatgcctcaacaaacaaaaaacaaataacccaattaaaaaatgggcagagtaactgaacagacagttctctaaaaaagaaatacagatggccaacagacacatgaaaagatgctccacatcgctaataatcagagaaatgcaaagtaaaactacaatgaggtatcacctcacaccagtaaggatggctgccatccaaaagacaaacaacaacaaatgttggcgaggctgtggagaaaggggaaccctcctacactgctcgtgggaatgtaaattagttcaaccattgtggaaagctgtatggaggttcatcaaaatgctcaaaacagacctaccatttgacccaggaattccactcctaggaatttaccctaagaacgcagcaatcaagtttgagaaagacagatgcacccctatgtttatcgcagcactatttacgatagccaagaattggaagcaacctaaatgtccatcggtagatgaatggataaagaagaggtggtacatatacacaatggaatactactcagccataagaagtgcaaaaatccaaccatttgcagcaacatggatggagctggagagtattatgctcagtgaaataagccaagcagagaaagagaaataccaaatgatttcactcatctgaggagtataagaacaaaggaaaaactgaaggaacataacagcagcggaattacagaacccaaaaatggactaacaggtaccaaagggaaaggaactggggaggatgggtgggcatggagagataaggggggtgaagaagtAGGGGGggattaagattagcatgcatggggggagggataaaagggagggtgggctgtacaatacagagaggacaagtagtgattctacaacattttgctatgctgagggacagtaaccgtaatgtggtttttagggaggACCtcatataggggagagcatagtaaacatagtattcttcatgtaagtgtagattaaagattaaacaaaaaaaaaaaaaaagaaagaaaagggggattactccttgataggataaaactattggtaaatcaaagatcaacacatgctttaaatatccttaatgttgatcacttaaagggtgtcagatgatcagctatggatttactcttttctgataatattcctttctcttaattaaaaaaaaaaaaaagcagttcctgtgtgctgacctccaatgagttctgcacagtggtatagagggcatgtcaaagtgtgggcaaagggtctgtttgtttctatgcagaagatcaaggcctagcttggctacccagaaaatgaactaagatgcgatatgaggaggagcttccagcatcagcactcgctggaggacttgtgccagggggatgatcatcaaaaagcctccacagcgATCCAGACGATgttgcggttgtggctgcatccaccccaccatttcctggacttgccagtggaatgaggagggagatgtctaggctggcatgtgcatacagtgagagaatgaatttgaccagatctgtactgttggaactcaaccaggagttgggacgggtgcaagttgtagcactccaaaatcttatgactatagactatctacggttaaaagaacatatgggatgtgaacagatcccagaaatgggttgctttaatttgtctgatttctctcagactgttcaagtacagttggacaatatccatcatatcatagactaattttcacaaatgcctagggtgcctaaatggttttcttggcttcactggagatggctggtaattatagatttgctttgtttatgtcaccgtattcctattatgttaatatctgagcacaagttagttagtagtttaaaacctatacatgcttaaggtactctacaagaagatatgtcaaagaaataatcaatcctcccatgttttcctccatatgctacctctatagcttttcttcttccttcctaattacaacccttaaatagaattcgtgcctcatatcgaatttactgagtatcataattcctccaggtggtaaagatacttcgagacaagtgctgggcatagaagccacagggcataaatctgcaaagaagtaaaaagctaaccttttcaaacaatatgacttctctctcacttaccaactttacatttccctatatggccccggaagatgactggttagccagagacgggtaagattcctcaagggaggaacaacctaagacaggcacagtcgcagggggaccatcaggtgagaaattggggatcaacagaggtgaggctcagaacctcaccccccccccctgttttgagagaaatcttctgcatccgtggatgttttgctgcctttgtctagcttggattaatattagcctataggcacacacctgatcatctacatttgccctcttacagcactaaactatgttttctacctttatcttgcatctacctaccacttcaacattttattaaaaataaaaataataataataataaagggagaaatatgggatccacatataaatcaagtatgaaaatcaaacggATATTcaaatttgacctgattgtttatagctcataatgcgtgatcaaaaccgaaagtttctgtgatgactgcccttgtactgttcaccatgtaagaatttattcactatgtaagaattcgttcaccatgtaagtacttgttcgctatgcttcagaagattggagactgacgagaattaggcttggggtggattaatgattgtgcattgagcattaagtctcctatacagaatttcattgttgttaacaaccatttgatcaataaatatgagagacgccctctcaaaaaaaaattgatttttctgtAAGAGATTTTATTGTTCTTGTGAATCTACTTCCATGCCCTGACTTCTCACACTCAAATAAATCTCTTAGTAAAACATTTTTGTGAAGTAAGTTACATCCCATGGACATAAATATACAGTTTGGGCTCTCAAGTCCTACAAAATGGTGTTTTATTGTTGTCGTTTTttgtacatttattattttgttttcattaaaggTGTACatacacaaaattcaaaatcaaaaATCTTAGAATTCTCTTAATGTAAATTAGTAGCTTCCTGCTCCAGCCTTCATTCACCATAACTCATAGTCCCAAGACTTCCAGTGTATATTAAGTTATAGGGTTTATTTCCCTTGTAACAcacattactatttttttaaataatattttcaattgTAGATTACTTATTGGTAATGTAATATAGAAGTtaagcatttgatttttttatatctcCTGGATCTTCTAcacatatttcttttccttttttatattttttcataataatttttattatcatttttattttgatttacattacattgatagtttaattttttttccatctgacCCACATTTTGGCCTATATTCTGTTCATTTAACAATGTTTATCTCCACTGGGCTTAGTTTCTTCATTAAATTAATTGCATAGCTCTGTATCTTTTCAGTATTTATCTCCAGGCAGCCTACAGAAATGCTCTTAAATTCTCAACAAGTTCAAATACGTTAGGaaaattctctctttcatttcctttttcctcaacAGTGCAAGTTCTTGTCTTCCCACCGTATCAAAACTAGTTTCTTTCTAGGCCTGATTATACAACTTTTGCACTGAAATGCTTGTTTCTTATATAGAAACATGGAGATTAATTTTAACTTTCTCCTGCTTCCAAGTGTGAATACAGGTTGAGGATATTTAAGTTTCCTCATATTATAGTGCCCTCTTTTAAAGGAAACAGTTACAAAATTATGAATGCAAGTTTTTGAATACAGAATTAGGGAAAACATGAATTTTATTTAGAATGAGGAAAATCATAAATCATATTTAATAAGCTATTAAAATCATagaatctagaaaaaaaacaaaatttgcattAACTGTATAATTTTCTAATactttttccttacatttttactacatttttttatgatatacatatttttttgacTAACCATTTTAAATTGTGCAATTCAGTGCCATTTAGTATATTTCACCGTGTTTGCAACCATTGTGTATATTAAGTTCCAAAACATTTGATCAAGCCCAAAAAAAGGCTCTGTATCCATTTAGCAGTCATTCCCATTTCctttccaaactgttttctatcTGTGGATTTActtatttgaatatttcatataacaaAATCACTTAATATGTGACCTCTTTTGcctagcttctttcatttaacataatgatactgagattcatccacattgaATCATTAATTCTTCACTTTCTCTGGTGGGACAATATATTCCATTACACATTCATATCACATCTTGTTTATCAattcatttgttgatgggcatttgagatgtttccaccttttggctattgtgaatagtcaatagtgctgctatgaataatAGTGTACAAATATTTGTGTATCTGTTTTCAGTTATTTGGGTAAATATGTAGGAATGgagttactggatcatatggtaattttatttttaatttttttagtggaactgccaaactgtttccatagtggctgcaccatgtTAAATTTCAACCAACAATATATGaggtttccaatttctccacatccacattttttttattagccATTCCAAGAGGAGCTGTAGTGtaattcactgtggttttaatttgtgttttcattctgACTAATGATGTTTCAtcttccccattgaatggtcttggtaccctatttgaaaattaattaaccAGAGATGTATGGAGTTATTTCAGAACTTTAAATGCTATTCCATTTTTCTATATTGAATTGAAAGTCCTTTCCAATTcaaatgttatttattcatttatttatttgtttgtttattatgcCTGATTTTCTGGACAGAACTTACAGTACAATGATGAataacagttaaaaaaatggacatctttgtttttctcctgacATTTGGAGGATGGCTTTCAGATTTCACTACTAAggataatgttagctgtgggtttttcaggAATGCTGAGTAACTGGGTTTAAATATCTTCAAGGGTAACAATTTATAGATCTTAGTGTATTTTGAAGAGTGATTTATAAATCCATATATTgttaaaaatctctttaaaactcTAAGGGTATTTCATTCATGTTAACAGACTTAAATTATTCTGATTTGATTTTAATTATGGGAAAATCTGAAATTGATTTATAAAACTcaccatttttaaataaacatttactcaTGATTTTGAAAGGAGGGAAAACTTCctgtttttaatgtaaatacCCATAAAAGTAATAGGCTTGTTATACATATTGTAACACACTGTCCCAGTTATGCAAGCAGGGAGCTGGGAACAGAAGGAAAAGTAGATCTGATTTGGTAAAAGTCTGACTTGTCAGGATGACAGGTCTGTTGTTGACCCAAGTGACTGTGGCCATTATAACATAATTAGTTTCTTCAGAAATCATTCCTTAGGTTTGTAAGAATGTGTCTAAATACCAGGAAGATGTTATTATACTTTGGCACTAATAGCCAGCATCTCCAGAGCTTTAAATATTCCCTagagaaaacttttatttttgtattctctctgataaatttttattaattcattagttTTCACTGTCATGTATCCTTGTTCACACTGTTTATACTACCTAAAATGCCTTATTCTACTTCCCAGTCTGCCTCCAATGCCTAGCTGAGGTTCCATCCTCCTTTTTACCAGCCTTTCGGATAAATCTCTTCCAACTGCCTCAAGCCCCAAAGAAATCTTGTCTCCTACTCTCCAATGACATACAGTAAAAATGAGCTTCATTGACTCCTAAGTTTATGGCACACTATACACAGCTATATTCAGTCATGTATCCTGTCTCCTCTATACATTGGTAAACTGCAATAGTCAGAAGCATTTTCTTATACTTCTTTGATTCCTCAGTGAACAACAATGCATTCTCCATGGACCTATATAAATTGCTTAGTAAGTGCTTGCTACAAGGAAGTCATCAAAGAAGCATAACCGATAATGAAATCATCAAAGAAACATGCCCTCAAGGGATGAAATGTTTATACCTACGAGCTTTCATGACATTTAGCTTAAAGGGAGCTTATAAAATTCTCAACCACAATGTCAAGTTCATTTAAAGTAGCTTGGCTTTTGATTCACTGTATTGTTTTAGGTCAGTCAAATATTACTTGCATTTGTCTGAACACTTGCCCAGTGACTGATCATCAGAGTAAAATTTACTGAAGTTTCTCTGTATTCTCCTGTGTAAATCACAATCTGTACAGCAGCTAAGAAGCCAAGAGTGAAATAGAATCATTGTCTCACctgaagaaaaatacaatcttaatggtaggattttctctttatcacctTCCCTTACTTATCTCTTTTCTACTGTTttgtcttcctcctcttcttcttccccattTCAGTTCCCCCTCTCTCTGAACCCTTATTcactttagtttttatttcactCTATTATTCTCTTCCTGTTTTCAGAATCATAACCAGAGGAAGCAGATTTTAATGTGTTTAATTCTAAGTCAGATTTTACTACGCAATCAGATAAATCTAGTATCAGAACTGGAAATGGTAAAAGTGAAGGGTGACAGAAGAATTGAAGAGGTAGAAATAGGAACAAGACATATTATACTgatcaatagaaataaaaaatcaggAAGGACTGAGACAGTGTTGATTGAGTAGATGTAGCAAAAAGCCAAACAACTGAAGAGTAACGgccatttttatattgaattacTTCCAGTATTTACCTTAAGCCTAAACTGGATTTCTAAGTTCAACCATCATGTGCATTTATATATCATCTTGCTTCTCTTATATGCACAATCATTTCCTAATGGTCATCAGACTGAGTGTAATATGATATTTTAGCTcttacataatgacaaaagagGAAATCAGTTTTTCACATGCATGTTCATCTTTTCACCTCATTACCATAAATATAACTAGAGTGTAAAGATGATTCATAAGATACCTTTTATTTCACTTGatttgtagaaaatatttgccttttctcAAAAGCAAAATAACAGCTTTTGCTAGAGTTTATCTTAcactaatcatttttttaatttgtatgtataATCAACAGTAATTACTAATATTTTGACATTGTTATCTTCCTATGTCATCATTGTTGCCTTGACATAacttttttctcaatattttttacCAGAACAGAAGATCAAGAGGCAACAATGAAAAATCATACAACAGTGACAGTGTTTATCTTAGTAGGATTGACAGAGGACCCAGAATTGAAGATTGTGCTATttatcttcctgcttttcacttaCTTGCTAAGCATCTCAGGCAACTTGACTATTATTACCCTCACTTTACTGGACTCTCATCTGAAAAcacctatgtatttttttcttcgaAATTTTTCACTCTTAGAAATTTCTTATACAACAGTCTGCATCCCCAAATTGCTTGTAACCATGGCAACCGGGAACAAAACCATTTCCTATAACTGCTGTGCAGCTCAGCTATTTTTCGCCTTCCTTCTTGGTGCATCTGAATTTTACCTCCTGGCTGTCATGTCCTATGACCGTTATGTCGCCATCTGTAAACCCCTGCACTATACCAACATCATGAGCACCAAAATCTGTATCCAGCTGGTCCTTAGCTCTTGGATCGCTGGTTTCCTCATTATTTTTCCAGGACTCATATTAGGCTTAAACCTGGATTTCTGTGACTCCAACATCATCGATCATTTCTACTGTGATACGGCTCCTCTCCTGAAAATATCCTGCACAGACACACAATT
Coding sequences within it:
- the LOC108405758 gene encoding LOW QUALITY PROTEIN: olfactory receptor 6C76-like (The sequence of the model RefSeq protein was modified relative to this genomic sequence to represent the inferred CDS: substituted 1 base at 1 genomic stop codon); amino-acid sequence: MVILFLIFLVELPNXATMKNHTTVTVFILVGLTEDPELKIVLFIFLLFTYLLSISGNLTIITLTLLDSHLKTPMYFFLRNFSLLEISYTTVCIPKLLVTMATGNKTISYNCCAAQLFFAFLLGASEFYLLAVMSYDRYVAICKPLHYTNIMSTKICIQLVLSSWIAGFLIIFPGLILGLNLDFCDSNIIDHFYCDTAPLLKISCTDTQLLEMMSFVLALVTLLVTLVLVILSYTYIALTIIKIPSANQRKKAFSTCSSHMIVISLSYGSCIFMYMKPSVKQGISLMKGVAVLNTSVAPLLNPFIYTLRNQQVKQAFKNLLQRVLSLRK